A section of the Felis catus isolate Fca126 chromosome B2, F.catus_Fca126_mat1.0, whole genome shotgun sequence genome encodes:
- the LOC101095660 gene encoding LOW QUALITY PROTEIN: apolipoprotein C-I-like (The sequence of the model RefSeq protein was modified relative to this genomic sequence to represent the inferred CDS: deleted 1 base in 1 codon), protein MSLILSLPVWVVVLSLVLEGLALAQAAPQISSTLELILDKLKEFGKALKNKALAAIESIKQSDIPAKTQNWFSKTFNKGKERLKITFS, encoded by the exons ATGAGTCTCATCCTGTCACTCCCGGTTTGGGTGGTGGttctgtctttggttttggaaggCCTAGCCCTGGCCCAGGCAGCCCCACAAATCTCCAGCACTTTGGAGCTCATCCTGGATAAGCTGAAGGAGTTTGGTAAAGCTCTGAAGAACAAGGCCCTG GCAGCCATTGAGAGCATCAAGCAGAGCGACATTCCTGCAAAGACCCAGAACTGGTTTTCCAAGACTTTcaacaaagggaaggagaggctCAAAATTACCTTCTCCTGA